One Halovivax ruber XH-70 genomic region harbors:
- a CDS encoding beta-galactosidase/beta-glucuronidase, with translation MADTWSGGVVASMNGESPPTVRSWQDVSVPGVSTVFTDESGPIAYRRTFPDPRTGGDERAELELTGVYGRAHVWINDRFHGTHDGPIEPGRFSFEPESTNELLIACEPSASTAAVAERDDVPAEFAVPGIRDGVSVHRIPTTGVRSLQVQPTVDDDRASLAVTATVQTVEPVDDVVTFSLRPNGFRGGGSMDRTPIEAGPGERVTVETVIDVRDPVLWWPRGLGPQHRYTLRAKVGDRSLERSIGLRTIDRDESGLRVNGRPVPARGVSLPPGTASAATIEAAAAADATLIRFSGHVPSRSLYEACDEAGLLVWQDLPIAPSTDTDQATTVADRLYGHRYGNPSLSMVGIRDGGSAPFDDALGTGLLARARVRWRAWRADDDRGTVDDIAAALPADLVPIPLVGPPGTDSDVVRLAPGWRYVDEASVEWLLDRYDGDDTMGAIVSSPLPASTSGRPTSNAVQSDSVEPNESSAAVSTDGGASTALDEQRSTALRTTVEALRRRGSGLVLVEPGREGVSNSAIAEEAHRVEAWLEGDDIAGIFEPVRAVVEGSPSAGETTTIWLVNETSDRVDATVTCRAADAAEQLSSTLDATSVAELGPFTIPSGASTLSLVVETDGGSSENVYRL, from the coding sequence ATGGCCGATACGTGGAGCGGTGGCGTGGTCGCGTCGATGAACGGCGAGTCGCCACCGACGGTACGATCGTGGCAGGACGTGTCGGTTCCGGGCGTCTCGACGGTGTTTACCGACGAGTCGGGCCCGATCGCCTACAGGCGAACGTTCCCCGACCCCAGAACTGGGGGCGACGAACGGGCCGAACTCGAACTGACGGGCGTCTACGGGCGTGCGCACGTGTGGATCAACGATCGATTCCACGGAACCCACGACGGACCGATCGAACCGGGACGGTTCTCGTTCGAGCCGGAGTCGACGAACGAATTGTTGATCGCGTGCGAACCATCCGCGAGTACGGCCGCCGTTGCCGAGCGAGACGACGTTCCAGCCGAGTTTGCCGTGCCTGGCATCCGTGATGGGGTCTCGGTCCATCGGATTCCCACCACCGGCGTTCGGTCGTTGCAGGTGCAACCGACGGTCGACGACGATCGAGCGTCGCTCGCGGTGACGGCGACCGTCCAGACCGTCGAGCCGGTCGACGACGTGGTCACGTTCTCCCTGCGCCCGAACGGCTTCCGGGGCGGCGGCTCGATGGACAGAACGCCCATCGAGGCCGGCCCTGGAGAGCGAGTGACCGTCGAAACCGTCATCGACGTTCGCGATCCAGTCCTGTGGTGGCCACGTGGCCTCGGTCCCCAGCATCGGTATACGCTCAGAGCCAAGGTGGGCGACCGATCGCTGGAGCGGTCTATCGGACTACGAACGATCGACCGCGACGAGTCGGGGCTGCGGGTCAACGGTCGGCCAGTCCCCGCCCGCGGCGTTAGCCTTCCGCCCGGTACGGCATCCGCAGCCACGATCGAGGCAGCAGCCGCGGCGGACGCGACGCTGATTCGGTTCAGCGGTCACGTCCCCTCCCGGTCGCTCTACGAGGCCTGCGACGAGGCGGGACTGCTGGTCTGGCAGGACCTCCCGATCGCCCCGTCTACCGATACCGACCAGGCGACGACCGTGGCCGATCGGCTCTACGGCCACCGGTACGGCAATCCGAGTCTGTCGATGGTCGGGATCAGGGACGGCGGATCCGCGCCGTTCGACGACGCCCTCGGGACCGGACTGCTCGCGAGAGCGCGCGTCCGCTGGCGTGCCTGGCGCGCCGACGACGATCGAGGGACGGTCGACGACATCGCGGCGGCGCTCCCAGCCGACCTGGTCCCGATTCCGCTCGTCGGACCGCCGGGGACCGATTCGGACGTCGTCCGACTCGCCCCGGGCTGGCGATACGTAGACGAGGCGTCCGTCGAGTGGCTGCTCGATCGCTACGACGGCGACGACACGATGGGTGCCATCGTCAGTTCACCGCTGCCCGCATCCACATCCGGCCGCCCCACCTCGAACGCTGTCCAGTCCGATTCGGTCGAGCCGAACGAGTCTAGTGCAGCCGTCTCGACGGACGGCGGCGCTTCGACGGCACTCGACGAGCAGCGATCGACGGCGCTCCGGACCACCGTCGAGGCGCTTCGCCGCCGTGGGTCGGGACTCGTCCTCGTCGAACCCGGGCGGGAAGGAGTCTCGAACAGTGCCATTGCAGAAGAAGCCCACCGCGTCGAAGCGTGGCTCGAAGGTGACGATATCGCCGGTATCTTCGAACCGGTACGGGCTGTCGTCGAGGGGAGTCCGTCAGCCGGTGAAACGACGACGATCTGGCTCGTAAACGAGACGAGCGACCGCGTGGACGCGACGGTCACCTGCCGTGCAGCCGATGCCGCTGAGCAGCTGTCGTCAACGCTCGACGCAACCTCCGTGGCCGAACTCGGGCCGTTCACCATTCCATCGGGCGCTTCGACCCTCTCCCTCGTCGTCGAGACGGACGGGGGATCGAGTGAGAATGTGTATCGGTTATGA
- a CDS encoding DUF5791 family protein: MFAELRTEVPASPAALRAEYDRELAAIVESVGLDQAVAETDVNRDDLQTLLDGDSPPISLTDATAIAALDPDQPDAESIEIEACEHLLLGMTTAVLDVERLAIELDLDLDPTEIQQKIERRAPMSFAEFVHIQHTIAEQSP, encoded by the coding sequence ATGTTTGCCGAACTCCGTACGGAGGTCCCAGCGTCGCCGGCGGCGCTCCGGGCCGAGTACGACAGAGAGCTCGCGGCCATCGTCGAATCCGTCGGTCTCGATCAGGCCGTCGCGGAGACGGATGTGAACCGAGACGATTTGCAGACGCTGCTCGATGGGGATTCACCTCCGATTTCGCTCACGGACGCCACCGCCATCGCTGCCCTCGATCCCGACCAGCCGGATGCGGAGTCGATCGAGATCGAAGCCTGTGAACACCTTCTGCTCGGCATGACGACTGCGGTGCTCGACGTTGAGCGACTCGCAATCGAACTCGACCTCGATCTCGATCCGACGGAGATTCAACAGAAGATCGAACGTCGTGCGCCCATGTCGTTCGCGGAGTTCGTCCACATCCAGCACACGATCGCGGAACAGTCTCCATAG
- the acnA gene encoding aconitate hydratase AcnA — translation MSFDDVSDAIRTFEHDGSSYKMADLTVLEEEGLVDLDSLPVSIRVMLESVLRNADGDTIDVQDVKNAASWRPDVPNVEVPFTVSRVVLQDLTGVPAVVDLAALRSSADRKGVDPSVVEPEVPCDLVIDHSVQVDHFGSDEAYEKNVELEYERNEERYRAIKWAEQAFDEFNVVPPGTGIVHQVNLEHLGRVVHEREQDGEQWLYPDTLVGTDSHTPMIGGIGVVGWGVGGIEAEAALLGQPITMQLPEVVGVRLSGELPEGATATDLVLHITEKLRQVGVVDRFVEFYGPGVSQLSVADRATISNMAPEQGSTISMFPVDEKTLEYLELTGRDPEHIDLVESYLEEQGLFGEQNPEYTETVEFNLGDVEPSLAGHKKPHARIPMGDLDEHFPTLLEEEGVIDSGTAESDGGLVSKNPPELDENVPVTLDDGTEIEIGHGDVLVSAITSCTNTSNPSVMVAAGLLARNAAEAGLEVPDYVKTSLAPGSRVVTEYLEQADLLDDLEELGYHVVGYGCTTCIGNAGPLAEPIEAAIDEHDLWTTSVLSGNRNFEARIHPKIRANYLASPPLVVAYGLAGKMDIDLEEEPIGTNDAGEEIYLEDVWPDPEEVRQTIHESVSPELFEEKYASVFEGDDRWESLDAPTGDVYDWDPESTYIREPPFFKDFPLEKPGVSNVEDARTLLTLGDTVTTDHISPAGPFGEDLPAGQWLKERGVEPYEFNTYGSRRGNHEVMMRGTFANVRIENQLLDGKEGGYTVHHPTGEETTVFEASERYREDDTPLVVTAGIEFGTGSSRDWAAKGTDLLGVRATIAKSYERIYRDNLIGMGVLPLQFDDGEGWEELGLDGTESFTIEGLEDGLEPSERLTVTAESEDGDTTTFDVTAQVATPSAVDYVEHGGVLHMVLRQLLTEELDA, via the coding sequence ATGTCATTCGACGACGTTTCGGACGCGATACGAACGTTCGAACACGACGGCTCGTCATACAAGATGGCCGACCTCACGGTTTTAGAGGAGGAAGGCCTCGTTGATCTCGACTCGCTCCCAGTGAGCATCCGCGTCATGCTCGAATCGGTGCTGCGCAACGCCGATGGCGACACCATCGACGTCCAGGACGTGAAAAACGCCGCGAGCTGGCGTCCCGACGTCCCGAACGTAGAGGTTCCGTTCACGGTGTCGCGTGTGGTCCTGCAGGACCTGACCGGCGTCCCGGCGGTCGTGGACCTCGCGGCACTGCGGTCGTCGGCCGACCGCAAAGGCGTCGACCCGTCGGTCGTGGAACCGGAGGTTCCCTGTGACCTCGTCATCGACCACAGCGTCCAGGTCGACCACTTCGGCAGCGACGAGGCCTACGAGAAGAACGTCGAACTCGAGTACGAACGAAACGAAGAGCGCTACCGCGCGATCAAGTGGGCCGAGCAGGCGTTCGACGAGTTCAACGTCGTCCCGCCGGGGACGGGCATCGTTCACCAGGTCAACTTAGAGCACCTGGGCCGCGTCGTCCACGAACGAGAACAGGACGGCGAACAGTGGCTCTACCCAGACACGCTCGTCGGCACCGACAGCCACACGCCGATGATCGGTGGAATCGGCGTCGTCGGCTGGGGCGTCGGCGGGATCGAGGCCGAGGCCGCGCTGCTCGGCCAGCCCATCACGATGCAACTGCCCGAGGTCGTCGGCGTTCGCCTCTCGGGCGAACTCCCCGAGGGCGCGACCGCGACCGACCTCGTGCTCCACATCACGGAGAAGCTCCGACAGGTCGGCGTCGTCGACCGGTTCGTCGAGTTCTACGGTCCCGGCGTCTCCCAGCTGTCGGTCGCCGACCGCGCGACCATCTCGAACATGGCGCCCGAGCAGGGCTCGACGATCAGCATGTTCCCGGTCGACGAGAAGACCCTGGAGTACCTCGAACTCACCGGTCGCGATCCCGAACACATCGACCTCGTCGAATCCTACCTCGAAGAGCAGGGCCTCTTCGGCGAGCAGAACCCCGAGTACACCGAAACCGTCGAGTTCAATCTCGGCGACGTGGAACCGAGCCTCGCCGGCCACAAGAAGCCCCACGCCCGGATCCCGATGGGTGACCTGGACGAGCACTTCCCGACGCTGCTCGAAGAGGAGGGTGTGATCGACTCAGGTACGGCCGAGAGCGACGGCGGACTCGTCTCGAAGAACCCGCCCGAACTCGACGAGAACGTCCCCGTCACGCTGGACGATGGCACCGAGATCGAGATCGGTCACGGCGACGTCCTCGTCAGCGCGATCACGAGCTGTACGAACACCTCGAACCCGTCGGTGATGGTCGCCGCTGGGCTCCTCGCGCGCAACGCGGCCGAAGCCGGACTCGAAGTCCCCGACTACGTCAAGACGAGCCTTGCACCCGGCAGCCGCGTCGTCACGGAGTATCTCGAACAGGCCGACCTGCTCGACGATCTCGAAGAACTGGGCTACCACGTCGTCGGCTACGGCTGTACGACCTGCATCGGCAACGCGGGTCCCCTCGCGGAGCCGATCGAGGCGGCGATCGACGAACACGACCTCTGGACGACGAGCGTCCTCTCGGGTAACCGCAACTTCGAGGCGCGCATCCACCCGAAGATCCGCGCGAACTACCTGGCCAGCCCGCCGCTGGTCGTCGCCTACGGCCTCGCCGGGAAGATGGACATCGACCTGGAGGAAGAGCCGATCGGCACGAACGACGCGGGCGAAGAGATCTATCTGGAGGACGTCTGGCCGGACCCGGAAGAGGTTCGCCAGACCATCCACGAGAGCGTCTCGCCGGAGCTCTTCGAGGAGAAGTACGCGAGCGTGTTCGAGGGTGACGACCGCTGGGAGTCGCTCGACGCGCCGACCGGCGACGTCTACGACTGGGATCCCGAGTCGACGTACATCCGCGAGCCGCCGTTCTTCAAGGACTTCCCGCTCGAGAAACCCGGCGTCTCGAACGTCGAGGACGCCCGCACGCTGCTCACGCTCGGTGACACCGTCACGACCGACCACATCAGCCCCGCCGGGCCGTTCGGCGAGGACCTGCCCGCTGGCCAGTGGCTGAAAGAGCGCGGCGTCGAACCCTACGAGTTCAACACCTACGGCTCCCGACGCGGGAACCACGAGGTTATGATGCGTGGGACGTTCGCGAACGTCCGCATCGAGAACCAGCTGCTGGACGGCAAAGAGGGCGGCTACACCGTGCATCACCCGACGGGTGAGGAGACGACCGTCTTCGAGGCCTCCGAGCGCTATCGCGAGGACGACACCCCGTTGGTCGTCACCGCCGGCATCGAGTTCGGGACCGGCTCCAGCCGCGACTGGGCGGCGAAGGGGACGGACCTGCTCGGCGTCCGCGCCACCATCGCGAAGAGCTACGAGCGCATCTACCGCGACAACCTCATCGGCATGGGCGTCCTGCCGCTGCAGTTCGACGACGGCGAGGGCTGGGAGGAACTCGGCCTCGATGGCACGGAGTCCTTCACGATCGAAGGACTCGAAGACGGCCTCGAACCGAGCGAACGACTCACCGTCACCGCCGAATCCGAAGACGGCGACACCACGACCTTCGACGTCACGGCTCAGGTCGCGACGCCGTCCGCCGTCGACTACGTCGAACACGGCGGCGTCCTCCACATGGTGCTTCGCCAGCTCCTGACCGAGGAACTCGACGCCTGA
- a CDS encoding SDR family oxidoreductase, which yields MRVAILGCGYVGLELGRQLTEAGHDVVGVRRSEAGIAAIEDAGFDAVRADVTDASSLSAVPDVDAVVFAASSGGGDAEQARAVYVDGLRTVIDHFGGRASVPDRLVYTSSTGVHGDHDGDWVDSTTPVEPATPKAAVLAEAERVALDAPRTYGMDGTVARLAGLYGPDRYRLSRYLDGPVTEGYLNLLHRDDAAGAIRWLLTADACREQVVQLVDDEPVSKWAFADWLADQCGRDPPPKRTTAERLADDDLSERARRRLLTSKRCANDRLVTTGYEFTYPTYRDGYRAAIESRLA from the coding sequence ATGCGCGTGGCGATCCTCGGCTGTGGGTACGTTGGACTCGAACTCGGGCGACAGCTGACCGAGGCGGGGCACGATGTCGTCGGCGTTCGACGGAGCGAGGCCGGCATCGCGGCGATCGAGGACGCCGGATTCGACGCCGTGCGGGCCGATGTGACCGACGCCAGTTCGCTGTCCGCAGTCCCGGACGTCGACGCGGTCGTCTTCGCCGCGAGCAGCGGTGGCGGAGACGCCGAGCAGGCACGGGCCGTGTACGTCGACGGGCTCCGGACCGTAATCGATCACTTCGGCGGGCGAGCGTCGGTTCCCGATCGACTGGTCTACACCTCTTCGACCGGCGTCCACGGCGACCACGACGGTGACTGGGTCGACTCGACGACGCCTGTCGAGCCAGCGACGCCCAAGGCGGCCGTACTGGCCGAGGCCGAACGGGTCGCACTCGACGCGCCGCGAACGTACGGTATGGATGGGACCGTCGCCAGACTGGCCGGCCTGTACGGCCCCGATCGCTACCGACTGTCGCGATATCTGGACGGGCCGGTGACCGAGGGGTACCTGAACCTGCTTCACCGCGACGACGCGGCGGGAGCGATTCGGTGGCTCCTGACTGCCGACGCGTGTCGCGAGCAGGTGGTCCAGCTCGTCGACGACGAGCCCGTCTCAAAGTGGGCATTCGCCGACTGGCTCGCCGACCAGTGCGGTCGGGACCCGCCGCCCAAGCGCACGACTGCGGAACGCCTCGCCGACGACGACCTGTCCGAGCGGGCTCGCCGGCGGCTCCTGACGAGCAAACGGTGTGCCAACGACCGACTCGTCACCACGGGGTACGAATTCACCTATCCGACGTATCGCGACGGCTACCGAGCGGCGATCGAATCGCGGCTGGCGTGA
- a CDS encoding DHH family phosphoesterase codes for MIDRFTAGPVGDPSGGVATVGGLEVETITATDPLVVSAVVLVIVLLAAGLWVLYRWLNRPPGDRLRRLLATEDEVAILMHPNPDPDAMACAMGVARLAETVGTEYSMQYPGQIRHQENRAFRTLLELELEQIEAASELASDAIVLVDHNTARGFTGAQKIEPIAVVDHHPGNGAGTQFTDVRPGYGAASTIIVEYLTEIGATLEAEAEDESSGPLISESLATGLLYGIQSDTNHLTKGCTKAEFDASATLFPGIDEDLLDRIANPQVADEVLEIKADAIRNRHVEGSFAICDVGEIDIVDAIPQAADELMHLEGVTAVVVFGEHDGTLHLSGRSRDDRVHMGETLRHVVSDIPMASAGGHARMGGGEISIDHMAGLGPSDGVSKAEFGERLFTALSGER; via the coding sequence ATGATCGATCGGTTCACCGCGGGACCCGTCGGTGATCCGTCTGGTGGGGTGGCCACGGTGGGTGGCCTGGAGGTGGAGACGATAACCGCCACGGATCCGCTCGTCGTCTCGGCGGTCGTCCTCGTGATCGTCCTCCTCGCTGCGGGGCTCTGGGTTCTCTACCGGTGGCTCAACAGACCGCCCGGTGACAGACTTCGCCGACTGCTCGCCACGGAGGACGAGGTCGCCATCCTGATGCATCCGAACCCGGATCCGGACGCGATGGCCTGTGCGATGGGTGTCGCGCGGCTGGCGGAGACGGTCGGCACGGAGTATTCCATGCAGTATCCGGGTCAGATTCGCCATCAGGAGAACCGGGCGTTCAGGACGCTGCTGGAACTCGAACTGGAACAGATCGAAGCGGCGTCCGAACTCGCGTCCGATGCCATCGTCCTCGTCGACCACAACACGGCCCGCGGCTTTACCGGTGCACAGAAGATCGAACCCATCGCCGTCGTCGACCACCATCCCGGAAACGGTGCTGGGACGCAGTTTACCGACGTTCGGCCCGGATACGGCGCCGCCTCGACGATCATCGTCGAGTACCTGACCGAGATCGGCGCGACGCTCGAAGCCGAAGCCGAGGACGAGTCGTCGGGGCCGCTCATCTCCGAATCGCTCGCGACCGGCCTGCTCTACGGCATCCAGTCCGACACGAACCACCTGACGAAAGGCTGTACGAAAGCGGAGTTCGACGCCAGCGCGACGCTCTTTCCGGGCATCGACGAGGACCTGCTCGATCGGATCGCCAACCCGCAGGTCGCCGACGAGGTCCTCGAGATCAAGGCGGACGCGATCAGAAATCGTCACGTCGAGGGCTCGTTCGCGATCTGTGACGTCGGCGAGATCGACATCGTCGACGCGATTCCGCAGGCCGCAGACGAGCTCATGCACCTCGAAGGGGTGACAGCCGTGGTCGTCTTTGGCGAACACGACGGGACATTGCATCTCTCCGGCCGGTCGCGCGACGATCGCGTTCACATGGGTGAGACGCTCAGACACGTCGTCAGCGACATCCCCATGGCCTCGGCGGGTGGACACGCACGTATGGGCGGCGGCGAAATATCGATCGACCACATGGCCGGTCTCGGCCCGTCAGACGGCGTCAGTAAAGCGGAGTTCGGCGAACGGCTCTTTACGGCCCTCTCCGGCGAACGGTGA
- a CDS encoding HVO_0758 family zinc finger protein has product MKSIRKALREGELVKDTYERVTCATCEKTLKTENDPDTITTIRTCPECGSEWKEIR; this is encoded by the coding sequence ATGAAATCCATCCGAAAGGCACTCCGGGAGGGGGAACTCGTCAAGGACACCTACGAACGGGTCACGTGTGCGACCTGTGAGAAGACGCTGAAGACGGAGAACGACCCGGACACGATCACCACCATCAGAACGTGTCCGGAGTGTGGATCCGAGTGGAAGGAGATTCGCTAG
- a CDS encoding MFS transporter, with translation MFSANGRSIGARTGVFGSLCVLVFLVNFARVVYAPLLEPFRAAFGVSEAAVGLLATLVWIGSAAPRFPTGYLLTRYPRHRIVLGSGLVLAGASAIAAAAPSFATLAAATVLVGVGSGVYFVAASPLIGQLYPGQVGRAIGIHGTASQVAAVVAPGFVGVALAVRFWPFAAWRGIFVLLSLAALGSAILFWLAARRSTITGPQELDLDMRVALVAHWRLILSGIAVVGLAGLVWNGVFNFYVTYLIEAKGLSSGNARTALTVVFAAGVPAFWAAGVLADRLRFVPLMLAILAVFVGSMLSLVAVQSFVPVLLVSAILGFVIHSLFPATDTYILASLPDEHSGSGYAVFSGAMMPIQAIGSVVVGVLVDSGLSYDAVFTALSLGVAVLTAGLFGLALLGRVPSGTNV, from the coding sequence GTGTTCTCAGCCAACGGCCGGTCGATCGGGGCCAGAACGGGCGTCTTCGGGTCGCTCTGCGTACTGGTTTTCCTCGTCAATTTCGCCCGGGTGGTGTACGCGCCCCTGCTCGAACCGTTCCGGGCGGCCTTCGGCGTCAGCGAGGCGGCCGTCGGGTTACTCGCGACGCTGGTCTGGATCGGGAGCGCGGCACCGCGATTCCCGACCGGGTATCTGCTGACCAGGTACCCACGCCACCGGATCGTCCTCGGCTCGGGACTCGTCCTCGCGGGCGCGTCCGCAATCGCTGCGGCGGCCCCATCGTTTGCGACCCTCGCGGCAGCCACAGTGCTGGTCGGGGTCGGCAGCGGGGTCTACTTCGTCGCCGCGAGCCCACTCATCGGCCAGCTCTACCCGGGGCAGGTCGGCCGGGCGATCGGCATCCACGGGACCGCGAGCCAGGTGGCCGCCGTCGTGGCGCCCGGCTTCGTCGGCGTCGCCCTCGCCGTTCGGTTCTGGCCCTTCGCCGCCTGGCGGGGGATATTCGTCCTCCTTTCGCTCGCCGCGCTGGGGTCGGCCATCCTGTTCTGGCTCGCCGCCCGTCGCTCGACGATTACGGGCCCGCAGGAACTGGACCTCGACATGCGCGTGGCGCTCGTCGCACACTGGCGACTCATCCTCTCTGGGATCGCGGTCGTCGGACTCGCCGGCCTCGTCTGGAACGGCGTCTTCAACTTCTACGTCACGTACCTGATCGAGGCGAAGGGGCTCTCCAGCGGGAACGCACGAACCGCGTTGACCGTGGTCTTCGCGGCCGGTGTCCCCGCGTTCTGGGCCGCAGGTGTCCTGGCTGATCGGCTTCGGTTCGTGCCGCTCATGCTCGCTATCCTGGCAGTCTTCGTCGGATCGATGCTCTCGCTCGTCGCCGTCCAGTCGTTCGTCCCGGTGCTGTTGGTCTCTGCGATCCTCGGGTTCGTCATCCACTCACTGTTTCCGGCCACCGACACGTACATCCTGGCGTCACTCCCCGACGAGCACAGCGGCAGCGGCTACGCCGTCTTCAGCGGCGCGATGATGCCGATCCAGGCGATCGGCAGTGTCGTCGTCGGCGTTCTCGTCGACAGCGGCCTCTCGTACGACGCCGTCTTCACAGCGCTCTCACTGGGCGTTGCCGTTCTCACGGCTGGTCTCTTCGGTCTGGCACTGCTCGGGCGCGTCCCGTCAGGAACGAACGTGTGA
- a CDS encoding DUF7109 family protein: MDPTADELAGIVDLFGAVTDDELGRALDELAARTGESALADDAAAAAIETALESFTLLAYEVDGAPGYAVGPTAFPELPAHAEDLPHILDVTHRSPDAAELGRVAGERFADEVADAIAADDTERARELLDLSYDVEAWAPVELADERARLDELTS; the protein is encoded by the coding sequence ATGGACCCGACGGCGGACGAGCTAGCAGGGATCGTCGATCTCTTCGGCGCGGTCACCGACGACGAACTCGGGCGGGCGCTCGACGAACTCGCCGCCCGAACCGGCGAGTCGGCGCTCGCCGACGACGCGGCGGCCGCGGCGATCGAGACTGCGCTCGAGTCGTTCACGTTGCTCGCGTACGAGGTCGACGGCGCACCTGGGTACGCGGTCGGCCCGACGGCCTTTCCGGAACTGCCGGCCCACGCGGAGGACCTCCCACACATCCTCGACGTGACACACCGTTCGCCCGACGCAGCCGAACTCGGTCGCGTGGCCGGCGAGCGATTCGCCGACGAGGTCGCCGACGCGATCGCGGCGGACGATACCGAGCGGGCGCGCGAGCTCCTCGACCTGAGTTACGACGTCGAGGCGTGGGCACCGGTCGAGCTGGCGGACGAACGAGCCCGGCTCGACGAGCTCACGTCCTGA
- a CDS encoding NUDIX hydrolase produces the protein MDGFDIEPIARHSPTSIDDQPSDAAVLVPIIDRPDGPALLFTKRAEHLGEHPGQMSFPGGGVEPEDDTLRDTALREAHEEIGLDPAAPTVIGRLDDISTITGYAVTPFVARVPDREYEPDDGEVAEIVVISLSELLDPATYTTEVHDHPIEGPTIIHYFHVGEYTVWGATARILVQFLDLGTDFQPTTDVDRVDE, from the coding sequence ATGGACGGGTTCGACATCGAACCGATCGCTCGCCACTCGCCCACGTCGATCGACGACCAGCCGAGCGACGCCGCCGTCCTCGTTCCGATCATCGATCGACCCGACGGGCCAGCCCTGTTGTTCACCAAGCGCGCGGAGCACCTCGGCGAGCACCCCGGACAGATGAGCTTCCCCGGCGGTGGCGTGGAACCGGAAGACGACACGCTCCGGGACACCGCGCTCCGGGAAGCCCACGAGGAGATCGGCCTCGATCCGGCGGCGCCGACGGTGATCGGCCGCCTCGACGACATCAGCACCATCACCGGCTACGCGGTGACGCCGTTCGTCGCACGCGTTCCGGACAGGGAATACGAGCCGGACGACGGCGAGGTCGCCGAGATCGTCGTCATCTCGCTGTCCGAACTGCTCGACCCGGCCACGTACACGACCGAGGTACACGACCACCCGATCGAGGGACCGACGATCATCCACTACTTCCACGTCGGCGAGTACACGGTCTGGGGCGCAACCGCGCGCATCCTCGTCCAGTTTCTGGATCTCGGGACCGACTTTCAGCCCACCACCGACGTCGATCGCGTCGATGAGTAG
- a CDS encoding DUF7388 family protein, whose protein sequence is MLTENTTHGTDRCVERIGLDGLALKPTETAIEALESVPVETLTIDYEGTESLPSAEVLARLGSNTDVRVTTPVRADGFDPLGDDSLATALPDEVGRVLVAGHPAYLSAEERRRAVAPRLGAALETDPDAWVGSESIERIAMATGAGQFDLLTATTEREVRALRAAGFDGDVAVYAPTVLSDDEDILLDAVGDYVSRRPAVANALPADAPTDAAATGQARETLLAGIDDFALAGTVTAVSERIDRLRSIGVTTVVAYPARGLDTLLES, encoded by the coding sequence ATGTTGACCGAAAATACCACACACGGTACCGACAGGTGCGTCGAACGAATCGGACTCGACGGGCTCGCACTCAAGCCCACGGAGACGGCGATCGAAGCGCTCGAGTCCGTCCCGGTGGAGACGCTGACGATCGATTACGAAGGCACCGAGTCGCTCCCGTCGGCCGAGGTCCTGGCTCGACTCGGATCGAACACTGACGTTCGCGTGACGACGCCGGTGCGAGCCGACGGGTTCGACCCGCTGGGTGACGATTCGCTGGCGACGGCGCTCCCGGACGAGGTCGGCCGCGTGCTGGTCGCCGGTCATCCGGCGTACCTCTCGGCCGAGGAGCGCCGACGGGCCGTCGCACCGCGCCTCGGGGCGGCACTCGAGACCGATCCCGACGCCTGGGTCGGCTCCGAGAGCATCGAACGGATCGCCATGGCGACCGGTGCCGGGCAGTTCGACCTCCTCACGGCCACCACCGAACGCGAAGTGCGGGCGCTTCGGGCGGCCGGATTCGACGGCGACGTCGCCGTCTACGCGCCGACGGTCCTCTCCGACGACGAGGATATCCTGCTGGACGCCGTCGGCGACTACGTCTCGCGCCGGCCGGCGGTCGCGAACGCGCTGCCGGCGGACGCGCCGACCGACGCGGCTGCGACCGGCCAGGCCAGGGAAACGCTGCTCGCCGGTATCGACGATTTCGCCCTGGCGGGCACCGTGACAGCCGTCAGTGAGCGCATCGACCGACTGCGGTCGATCGGCGTCACGACGGTCGTGGCCTACCCGGCTCGCGGTCTCGACACCCTTCTCGAATCCTGA